ACGTCCGGGAAATGGCTAAATTTTCTGACGGGATCCTTATTTTCTATGGAACCTGCGGTCATGTTCTGGGAGGATTGGAAAGAGATTTTGCAGACCTTGAATGCCCTCTTTTTTTCCTTAAAGACAGCTCCGGAGAAATCGTTGAAGATTGCATCAGTGCAGCCCTTGGAGGAAATGATGCATATGCAGGAGCCATGCTTGAATGCAGGGGCAAAGGTACTATTTACCTGACACCCATGTGGGCTTCAAGCTGGAAAATGCTTGAAAAGGAGTCAGGAAACAGGGACTTAAACAACAGGTATTTGAAAAACTCGAGGTACTGCCTGGCTGCAAAAATAGACTCCGGGATTTTATACGACCCTTACTTTGATAGGAATGTGGAAGACTTTGCCCTCACTTTTGGCATGAAAATTATTAATATGAGCGGAAGTTCTGAAGTTGCAGAAAAGTCCTATCTTGCTGCAAGAAAGGCGGTTCTAAGGAAGACATAAATTAAGTATTTTTCTAAATTAAGTATTTTTCTAAATTAAGTATTTTTCTAAATTAAGTATTTTTCTAAATTAAGTATTTTTCTAAATTAAGTATTTTTCTAAATTAAGTATTTTTCTAAATCAAGTATTTTTCTTATTATTGTAAGGTCCGCCGAAATCCTGTCGAAAGATAATATTTAAGTTTTTGAGATTGCTTATATAAGTTCACTTTTATTTTTTCCTGAAACTAATAAATTCAAAAGAAAAAGTTAATAATATTTATGCTTAAATTTATTTAATGTGTCTCCTAAATCTTATATAGTTTCTATTCTTTTAATATTAAATAATATATTAACCTCAGGCTCCTCTTTACTTTTAAGTTATTGGGGGTATGGCAATAGATATTAGTAAAAAGGTTCTTATTATCACCCTCTTAATTTTTACAGTTCTTACAGCCTCATTTACATTCACACATAACATGCAGCTGTCCAACTTTTTGGAGCTTGAACGGGCTGATACATTTGAGAATGTAGAGAGGGTGCAGAACGCTGTTGCTACTGAGCAGAGTTACCTTGATTACATTGTCCAGGACTGGGCGTGCTGGGACGATACATATCAGTTTATTGAAGACAAAAATCCGGAATACATTCAGGTTGACCTGCAGAATCAAACGCTCAGCGGGATTAATGTAAATGTTATGATTTTTGTTAATAATTCCGGGAAAGTTGTGTATGTAAAATCCGTCAACACCAGCACGGCAGAAGAAGCACCCGTCCCCAGAAAACTCCTTGCAATGATAGAAGATGGGAGTCTTCTTACAGAAGGTGAGAACGATTCTATAAGCGGTTTTGTTTTGCTTGATGAAGATCCTATGTTTATTGCGTGCCACCCTATTTTGACGACAAAATATGAAGGACCTTCAAGAGGCACTCTCATTTTTGGGAGATATTTTGATGATGCTTTACTTGAATCTTTTAAAAAAGTTACACGTTCTTCTCTTTTAATGTACAGGGCAGATGAAGAGATGCCCCAGGATTTTCAGAACAAAATTAAAAACTTTTCCCAAAATTCGGACAATATTGTGGTTGATCCTCTGAATAAAAAACAGATCGCAGGTTATTTCGGCTTGAAAGATATAAAAGGGGATATTGCTCTCATTCTCAGGGCGGACTTCCCGAGGGAACTTTATTTACACGGTGAAAGAACCCTCAATTATATGTACTTTTTTTTGCTTTTGACAGGACTCATGACAGGGGTGGGGGTCAAATTTGTTCTGGATAAACTATTTATTTCAAGATTAGTCGAAGTCGATGACTTCGTAACAAGAGTCAGGTCGGAAAAAGATCTTTCTCAAAGATTGTCTCTGGAAGATAATGACGAGTTATACCGCCTGTCAAGAGAAATAAACGGGATGTTAAATGAGATTTATCTGGCAGAACAGGAGTTAAAAGCCCAGGCACGTGAAAAGAAAGTCCTGCTTGACTCACTTAACGAACTGGCAGTTTTTGTGGACACGGAACTAAAAATAATCTGGGCAAACAAAGCTGCACTCGAATATATGAATATGGGTCTTGAGAAAGCAATTGGAGTCTGTCTTAAGGTCGCTCCGGGCATAAGCGGATCTTTAGTTGAACATCTGAACCTTGAAGAGATCTTTACCACAGGTGAGAAGAAATCAGGGGAATATACCGCACAGGACGGAAGAGTATGGTTTGCCCAGGCAATTCCTGTACCTGACGAGCAGGGAAAAATCATAGGCATTCTCCAGACATGCAGGGATGTCACTGAAAGAAAAGAAGCTGAAAGGCTGCTCCATGAGAAGCAGATCGCAGAGATTGCAAACCGTACCAAGAGCGAATTCCTTGCAAATATGAGCCACGAGCTCAGAACCCCTCTTAATTCAATAATAGGGTTCTCTGATCTTTTATACGAAAAAGTATATGGAGAGCTTAATGAAAAACAGGCCCGGGCTGTTGGGAATATCTCAAGGAGTGGCAAACACCTCCTGAATCTGATTAACGATATCCTCGATCTCTCTAAAGTGGAAGCAGGAAAAATGGAACTTGATTATAAAGAGTTTGAACTTGCCGGCAAGCTCAATGCAATAAAAAGTTTGCTGTCTCCTATTGCAGACAGGAAAAACATTGAAATTGATATTGAAGTGGATAAGGGCCTTACACATATCCGTGCCGACGAAGCCAGGTTTGTCCAGATAATGTATAACCTTATGGATAATGCCATAAAATTCTCTCATGAAAATGGACTTGTAAAGGTAAGGGCGGAAAGGAAAGGAGATCTTGTAGAAATAACGGTTAAAGATAAAGGAATCGGGATAAAAGAAGAAGACCAGTGCAAGCTCTTCAAGCCCTTCAGCCAGGTTGACTCCTTTTCTTCAAAAACATTCCAGGGTACAGGCCTTGGCCTCTCTCTGGTTAAACAGATTGTTAACCTTCATGGGGGCGAAGTCTGGTTTAACAGCAAAATAGGAGAAGGAAGTACTTTTGCTTTTACAGTTCCCATTGACGGAAATAATAATTAAAATACCAGATAACAGAAAGAATACCAAAGATGAACCATAATAATGCGAAATAAAGTCGCCCGACAGTACAGAAACGGCTGAAGACCTGAAGCCTTAAAAAAGTAAAAAAGGACTCTGAGTAAGAGAGTTTTAAAAATAGCTAATCCTTATACTGAATTTCCAGTTTTTAATCAAAATGTAGGCTCCTCGATTTCCGAGCAGAAATCAATGTTCGGAGATGTCACTTTTATTTCATACAATTCCATCCTACCTGTTTCTGGCTCATATGTTTCTATCTCATGGCAGGCGAGTTCCTCTTTCTGGAAGTTTAAAAGTTCTTTCAGAGTAAAGACTGCATATCTACTTTTTCCTTTTCTGGACTCTCTAAGCTGGTCATAATCAAAATAAAGGTCATCATAGCTTACCACATGCCTGAACCATTCAACCGGGACAGGAAGCCGATAGAGAAGCGGGATTACGGATTCAAAATAGTTCCTGCAAACTTTTTTTCTTGATAGCTGGCACCAGTCATCTATCGAAAATTTTACTTTTCCGGATTCGACTGTAAAAACAACAGGATAAATCTTGCAAATTACAGGTTTAAAGTCCCTGCACTCACATAGTTCAGTTTCCGTATTCAAAAAAGGGCATAATTCTCCAAGTTTTAATACATGTATAAGCGTACCATCATCCATTTCCAAAACGTCCAGGTACTTTAGTTTAAATTCCGAAAGACTCATACCCATTTTTTTTGCCATATATTCCTTTTCTCCGGGCAGCAGAGTTCCTATTTTATTATGCTCGCAGGCACCTCCGCATTTATTGCAGACATTGAACGTATTCTGGTTACTGCCACTGAACGTCCTATGAAACTTCTCATATATGTTCATGGGTATTTTTTGGAATCTCAATATAAAAACCTCAATTCTGTTACACTGAGTATATTGGATATATTTTTTTTAAGTCATATTTACATCTATGCCTCAAAATAACTTTTTTTGTCCATTTAATTAAAAAAAGTAACAAGTTTGATTTCAAATGAAAAAACCGCTATATTTACAGTTTTCAAATGAGGAGGAGGGTATAATAAGTTTAGAAAGTAACGCAACTTTTTTGTAATTAAAATTAAAAAATAAAAAAATTATGCAGACAGACATTTACAAAGGGAAAAAGGAGCCTGGGCTTCATTATAAAAAATTTTATGTATTTTTCATTTCATTTACTTAAATTAAATACAAAAGTGCAGGGTAAAGTATAAGAACTACGGATTGAAGTGTAAAATCTTGGAAAAATTATTATTACCCTGACCTGTAACCTTACTGGTCATAGAAAATCTTGTATGTTTTCGCTTTTTTCTTTTTTTTAAATTTTCTTAAGTTGCGGCAGGAGTTTATATAATTTTAATGCCATCAAAATCCAGGGAAGTCAATAATCGCGACCTGAATTTCTATAAAACGTAATTATCATGATCCGAATTTCTATGAAACGCAATTATATCTATTCTTAAATAAACAATTGTATCTTATTTTTGAGTATTAGTCAAAAGCACATAAAAAATTCTGGCAGATTAGCAATCCTTATATATTTTTTGATTTTATTTTAACTGTAGATATTTGCACTTCAGCTTATAATTTCAGCTTATAGCAATAGATTATTATCTGCCAGGATGCAGTTATTTTTTCCGGCAATTTCTTGGTGATCTGGATGGATATTAGTAAAAAACTCTTGATAGTTACTTTTTCAATATTTGCTTTATTTACTGTACTTTTAATAACTGCATCCCACTCCATCCTGCTGGAGAGTTTTTCGGATCTTGAAGAGCAGGACACCGAAAAAAATACCGGGAAAATCGAGCAGGCAATAGCCTGGGAAATTATGTCTATTGACCGAACTGCACGGGACTGGGCTTTCTGGGATGATACTTATGATTTTGTGAATACCTTAAATCCTCAATACATAGAATCAAACCTTGACGGCAATACTCTTTACAGTCTGGATCTCAATCTCATGCTTTTTGTAAATAAGTCAGGAGCCCTGGTCTATCCGATGTCCGTAGATCTCATAAACGAGACAGTTGTCCCGGTTCCTGCGGGGATTATGGAAGGTATTGACAGTGGAGTCCTTATAGCCCATAATGATACGGATTATATACACGGGGTCGTCCTTCTGGATAACGGACCGATGCTTGTTGTTTGCCGGCCAATTCTAACAGGTCCCGGAGAAAGTCCGCATGCCGGAACTCTTATTTTTGGGAAATACCTCGATAATTCATATAGAATGTTTCTTGAAAACCGTACCAAGACATCTCTTGAACTCTATACTTTGAACCAGGAAATGCCCCCCGATTTTCAGGAGGCATTTAATAAAATTGCCCTTGGAGAGAAAAGTCCCTTTATAATCCTTGGCAATGAAAGGGTAGCCGGATATTTTGCATTGAGGAATACTACCGGAGAACCTGTAGCTATTGTGAGAGCCGATTATCCCCGTGAACTCTATGAACAGGGCGAAAAAACTCTGTATTATATCTACATTTTCCTGCTGATCAGCGGGATCGCTACAGGGGCTGCAACCAAGTTCAGCATCGACCGCCTTCTTGTTTCTAGATTGATTACAATTGATAACTTCCTTAAGAAAGTAAAAAGAGATAAAGATACCTCAAAAAAGCTGGAAATGGAAGGGGAGGATGAGATCCACAGGCTTTCAAAAGGCATCAATGATATGCTTTTCAGCATCAGACTTGCCGAGCAGGAGCTGAGGGCGAGTGAATATGAAAAGAAGTTTATTTTAGATTCTCTTGAAGAAATAGTGGTTTTGAGAGACCCGGAATTTAATGTCCGCTGGGCAAATCAAGCTGCTCTTAAAAACAGGGATCTTTTAATGATCGAAAATAAAGAAACAGCTCTGAATATCCCGGTTAATGATAGAGAAATTTCCCCTGGACTCCAGCTACCCGGGGCACCGATCTGGACAGACCATGAGTTTACTTCGCCGGAAGGAAAGACCTGGCTGCTCAGGTTAAAACCCATATGTGGCGAGACCGGAAACATCATCGCATACCTGGAAACCGGAGTGGAAATAACTGAACGGAAAAAATATGAAATTGAACTTTTCCGTGCAAAACAGGATGCAGAGGTCGCAAACTATGCCAAGAGCGAGTTCCTTGCAAATATGAGCCATGAACTCAGAACCCCTCTAAATTCAATAATAGGGTTCTCTGACCTGCTGCATGATAAAGTATATGGGGAACTCAATGCAAGACAGCTCAAAGCTGTAGGGAATATTTCAGGCAGCGGAAAACACCTGTTGAACCTTATCAATGAGATCCTTGACCTTTCCAAAGTAGAAGCGGGAGGATTTGAACTTCATTACAGCACTTTCTGGCTGGCTGATGTATTTGCTGAAGTCAGGGATATGCTATTTCCGTTTGCTGCCAGCAAAGGAATAAAATTGGAGCTTGAGATTGAAAAAGACCTTCCAGGTATTTATGGGGATAGGGAGAGGATCACACAGGTCCTGAGCAACCTGATGACAAATGCGGTTAAATTTTCAAATGAAAACAGCTGTGTAAGGGTAAAAGCATCACAAAACAATAACTTTATTGAAGTTTCCGTCTCAGACGAAGGGATAGGAATTGCGGCAGAAGACCACGATAAACTCTTCAAGCCTTTCAGCCAGATAGACTCTTCTTCGTCCAGAAAATATCAGGGAACCGGACTTGGCCTTGCTCTCGTAAAGGAAATTGTGCAGCTTCACGGCGGCGCAGTCTGGTTCAAAAGCGAAGTGGGAAAAGGGAGCACCTTCGGTTTTTCTATTCCACTTCATGTATGAATGAATACGAGGTAGCAAAATTGAAAATATTAAATTGTCGGAATTATCATCTTCGACCTGATTTATATTCTGATAACTCTCTGGCATGTTATTCCAGTATACAGGAGCATTTTCAAGCCGTAAATCCAGATCTATGAAATACTTATCATTATAGTAATACCAGATTTCCACAGCCGGATACGCACTGTTACGGTATTTGTCATAGCCTTTTTCGGAAGAATCTGCAGATACCAGTTCTGAACTGTCATCATCGTAGTAGGGTCCGTCCGTGGGGTCCAGAGGGAACCATTTTCCGTCTTCATAAACCTCAACCCAGGCATGTCCACCACTGACCTCTCCGAAATCGACTTTTCCTACCACAACCCTGACTGTACTCCCATTATATTCTCCCGAGGCTATCAGAAGGGAAGCGAGGGTATTTGCCTGTTCTTCACAGTCACTGGCAGGTTCACCATATACAGGATTGCTCAAATATGAAGATGTCTCTTCCAGGAACGCAGCTGGAGTTAGCCATTTTTCCTCTACATTATTCAATGTTTCATCTGATACCCAGACCCATGAGAGAGCTGATTCATAAATCTCATATTTATCATCAAGACCGTTTTCTTCTAGATAAGACCTCACAGCCAAGGCATCCGGGGTGACATATGCCCGGTAACTGGAGCTTATATTCTCACTCTCCATTGACTGCTCTTTCATGAAATTATTAAACTCTTCTCTTTCAGGGATTCCACTTCTTACTGGCTCTTCTCCTGCGAAAGCAGGAGGAATCTGTTCCGGGTTTCCCCTCCTGATAAATGGACTCCTGTGCCGCATCGCATGGTCTCTATTCTTCATCCTTTCCCCCTGCCCGGGCGGCAGATCGAATTTCCGGTCCCAGTTTTCAACAATATAACATTTGTTTTCAAAAATATCTATCAGACGGAAGTACCAGCTTCCTGAAATCCGGTTTTCGACAGTCGAACGGCAAAAACCGGTATCATTTTCAGCGGCTTCAGAAATATTACCCCCGGAGATACCCCCGGAGATAGCGTCATAAATATCAGTTATATAACCGGTTTCCCGGGCCAGGGAACTTCCTGTCTCCAGGTCTTCACAGGCAAAAAAAGATGCTGTCATTATAAAGGCAGTCAGTAAAATCATGCCATTTCTTTTCATCCTGTTACCTGCCGTCCTGTTTACCTTTCATCTTAGTTCCTGACTGTTTTTTTTCAATTTTTTGCACAGGAACTCTCATATTTCAGCAAACTTCATGATCCGGATTTCTGGATTTTCAAGCCTTAGAATTCCAAAATTTTTATGTTTTTCATTTTAAGCAGTATTTTCTTTTTAGGAGATCTCTCCCTGAACGGACTTTCAGCTATTGGCTCGGATATATGTAGAAAAGTTTCAGATCCTTTCTAGCAAATTCCGGGTCATGGGTGGAATTCCCGGATACAGGAATAAGAAGATAGTGAAAATTTTCTTACCTGTTTATTGAAAAAATTAAGAAATAAGGGTAGACTTTTTCTTAATTTTTTATGTTTTCTTTTAGATGTTTTCTTTTAGATGTTTTCTTTTAGATGTTTTCTTTTAGATGTTTTCGTTTTTATCTTTTCGTTTTTATCTTTTCTTTTTTTATTTTTTTTATTTTTTATCCCTTGTTTCAAATTTTTTGTCAGTTCATTCGTATCTTAAAGCATCTACAGGCCTCAGTTTTGATGCCCTGTAAGCCGGTACCACACCTGAAATTACACCTATTACGATTGCAAGGATAAGCCCGAAAGCCATAAGGTCAGGTGCAAGATACAGTCCCGAATCCCCTCCTCCCATCATAGTCATTCCAAGCAGCGGGAAAAGGGTCGAAACAAAAGCTCCCAGGATTACTCCAAGGATGCCTCCTACAAGCCCTACCATTGCAGAGTTGAAGAGAAAGATCATGAGTATATCCCGGTTTTTAGCTCCAATCGCTTTCATGGTGCCTATCTCCTTCGTCTTTTCAAGGACAGAGGTGAACATGGTGTTGGCAATACCCACTGCCCCTACAAGCAGGGATACGGCTGCGATAGCCCCGAGGAAGAGGGTCATCGAACTCGTCATTTCAGTAACAGATTCAGCCATGGACTTTGAGGCACTGACAGAGAAATCCCTGTCATCTTCTCGAATAATATGCCTTGAGATCATGAGTTTGTCTTCAATATCTTCCATCAGCCCGTCCACAAGGTCTTCACTCTTTGCTTTTACCGTGATGGTATCGAAGACATCTTTTTCTGCATCGTCAATCAGGTTTACTGCTGCGTCCATTGGCACGTAAATGCTTCTGTCACCCTGTCCCTCTTCTTCAAGAATACCAACGACCCTCACTGATTTGCCATTGATTGTTATTACCTGATTGATTCCTATTTTCTGGTCATAAGTATCACTGGCAACGCCGCTCCCTATAACTGCGACATACTTATCAGATGGCTCGAGAAGCCTTCCGGACTGTGTTTTAAGGCTGGTCATGTACTGCCATACCTGGGTGTCCACACCTGTGATCGTCATGGTCGCATTCTCTCCTGCGTAAACCACAGGTTCACTGCCGGAAATCTGCCCTGCAATGTACTCAATTCCTTCCAGCCCCCGAAGCGCATCAATATCATCATCAGTTAATTCGACATCCGTTGTCGTAGCTCCGGGGCCTCTGCCTCCCGGACCGGGCATGTTTGACATTGCTTTTGTATATCCCGGGGAAATGCTTATCAGAGTAAGGTCCATTTCAGCAAGCCTGCTCTGAACCTGCTCTTCCATAGCATTCCCGAGGGATAGGATACCAACAACAGACCCTATCCCTATAACTATCCCTATAATGGTCAGCCAGCTCCTTAGCTTGCTGTGCACAAGCATGTTCAGGCCCATTTTCAGGTAGGTTGAATTTCTCATTTTACATCCTTCTGCAATATACAGGCTTATTTTCAGTCTCTGAGTGTTTTAATGTCAGTTTTCTGCTCTCCAGGATTCTTATTCCCAGATTTTTTATTTTTCATCAACTGTATCTTTTCCTGTATTTTCCTGCGGTACACAAGTGCCCCACCCGCGAGCAATATCACTGCAATATAAGGCAGATAAGAGCTTATTCCTCCGCGTTTGCCCGGTCCTTCTGTCTGTGCAGGCATGCTTCCTCCGGAAAGCTCGAGTTCTACTTCCTTATCCACGGTTATTCTTTCCCCTTTTGCATCCGTATATTCAATCTGGACTTTCAGAGGTTTGTTTTCCACGGAAGCAGCAGTTAAATTTTCTTCTTCCACGCCTGCTTTTGCCGTCCCGGGTATTCGTGAACCGCCTTCCTGAGACGCCTCTGCACCCTGTGTGCTCAAAACGTCAAAGGAAGCTATTGTGTAGTCTCCTTTCTCAAGGTTTCCTACAATTGTTGAGGAACTTCCCGATACTTTGTAATTTTCCTGTTTCGGAACAGATACTTTCACCGAATACGCTATATTGTTGCCTACATTTGCAACCGAAAGCGAGACTTCCCCCTCATCACTTTCAGAAAAGGACACATCAAAGTCGGTTTCTCCGCCTACGAAAACTCCTGCTGTGGTGTTGATAGTATTTTCATTTGATTCATAGTCTTCAAGAACCATATTTATGTCAAGTGTGTAAAGGCCCGGCTCTGCGTTCACATCCGCCATTACTGCGTAAACAATTTTTACGGACTCTCCAGCATCCAGGTATTTAATGTATTTTGTATTATCCGAATACACCGGCAGGACCACCCCTTCAGGGTCTTTCCAGGAAATTACCATGTTCTTCAGAGGCGAAGTTCCGGTGTTTGTTACTATAAATTCGAGTGTTTCTTCTTTTGCAATGTCAATATTTGCCTTGTCTATTGTCACAATCTGGGCGTATTCTTTTCCCCTTACCTCGAGAGTTATGGTTTTTCTAGTGGTGTACGTGGTTGATGAAGACCCTGACCCGCTTTTGTAAGTGGTGACGATGTCGATATCATAAGTACCTGCAGATGCGCCGGCATCTGTCATCAGTTTGAACTTGAGGACTCCTCCCTCATTGTCGTCCTGTCTTGCATTCAGATAGGAAATGCTCTTTTCAAGGGACTGCCCGGAAATTCCTGTGAAAGGATATTCAGGGTTTACTTTGACAGTAATATCTTTCAGGTCTTTTGTACCAACGTTCTGCACGCTGACAGTAAGTTCAACAGTTTCTCCGGGGCGCGCAGTGTCAGGGTTCTGTTTTGTCATGTTAACCTCCAGGGATGAAGAATTTATATTTCCGTTTGATGCCCCTAGAGCTGTTCCAGCCCCCAGGCATATGAATATTGAAAATAACAATAAGATTGCCAGTAAAGAGAATTTCCTCATTTTTATTCCTCCGTTCCGTTTTTCCTGCGCTCCTCGATTTTTTCTATTTCCCCGTCCCTGATGTACACTACCCGTGTTGCATATTTTACCAGGTCAAGGTCATGGGTTACTATAATGATTGTTTTCCCTTCTCTTTCGTGCAGCCCGTCCAGAAATTTCAGGATGTAATCTCCTGTTTTGGTATCCAGGTTTCCTGTAGGCTCATCTGCCAGGATTATAGGCGGATTTACAGCAAGGGATCGTGCTATTGCAACCCTCTGCCTCTGCCCACCCGATAGCTGAGAAGGCAGGTTCTTTTTCTTGTTTGAAAGCCCGACAATATCAAGAAGGTATGATGCTTTTTTTCGGGCTGCCTCCCGGTTCTCTTCCTGAAATTCCAGAGGCAGGAGTACATTTTCTTCCGTGCTGAGTGTGGGAATCAGGTTAAAACTCTGGAAAATGAAGCCTATCATCTGCCCGCGGATTCTTGCAAGCTCGGATTCATCAAGTTCTGAGATATCTTCTGAGTTAAGGTACACCGTACCTTCTGATGGTATGTCCAGGCAGCCCAGCAAATTCATAAGTGTACTTTTACCGCTCCCGCTAGGTCCCAGAACAACCAGGAATTCCCCTTCGTAAATCTCCAGGTCTATTCCTTTAAGGGCTGCAAACTCGACCTCTCCCATCTGGTAGATTTTCCAGACGTTGGTCAGTTTAATTAGAGGTTCTCTTTCATCCCGGGTGATTCTGCTTATCCCCGGGCTTTTAACATAGCTGCCTGAAAAACTAACATAAGGGTTATTTTCCAGGTACGCCCCTGAATCTTTCTCACCTGACCCGCTGTCTGATTCACCGTTAAAACTCGCCGCTTTTTCCAGTGAATCCATTATTTTTGAGGAATTAAACCTGGTTTTAAATGTTTCTATTATTTCAGTAAGTGTCATGGATACCTCTAAAATCCCAGCCTTATTCAGGCTCAATTTTCAGGCTGAACTGAGTCTTTTCAGAGTTGTTTGAGTTTGATTTTTCTTTTTACCTGTCTTGTGTTTATCATTTTCACTACCTTTTCCATTACTCACTACTTTTCCCACTCTTTTTCTCAGTACTTTTCTCACTCTTTTTCTCAGTACTTTTCTCACTCTTTTTCAATATTTTTATCAGGCCGGCCATATCTATCTGGACCTCATAATATGACCCTAATAATATGACCCTCATAATATGACCCGATCAGACTGTGTGCGGTCTGATGACTATTCGAGGAGTTAATGAGGCACCTGCAAGATGCATGGCGCCTCATCTTCTGGGGTGTAGTTTTTCTTTTTGACTGCCCTCTTCTCTTTTTTAGAACAGGCGGCACCTGAATGTTTTGAAGGGTTTCCAGTTTCTGGTGGCGAGGTGTTTTTTTCAGGTGCCAGTTCCCGTTTGCTCCTTTCTGACTGAAACACCTTTCAGAAAGGTGTTTTATCAGCTGACTGCTCAGGAGGGCGTGAGGCAGTCAACCCATCATAAGCATTTAAAAATAAAAGCATACTTAACTCAAAAAAGGAGATATGTGCTATGAATTTCGCAATGAACCTTTTTTCTGGATATTTTCAGCAATCTATTCTTTAATTAGCCTCTAATCAGCAATTGTACTCTCGATAAAGTATTATTTTTGTAGTACTCAATCATAATCTCAGAAAGGCTTTCTATACAAGCTGTTTTTGAAAAATGAGATATGAGGTTCCTGTATTCTATCACATGCGGTTCTATCGCTAAACTGAGTTACTAAACTGAGAGTTTAAGAATCGTTGGGTATAGATTGATCTGAACTCAACAGGACTGAAGGAAAGTAAATTCAGGTGTCTTTGTCCCCTCAGGTGTCTTTGTCCCATCTTGACCCATGCAAAGTCGTTCTCTATATGGGTCATTTATGAAAAAAATGAAAAAAATTAGAATTTCGGGATAATAAATCCAGAGGGCAGGAGAAATTAAATTCAGGAGACTTTATCTTTTCTCATCCCTCAGGATTATAACATTTCCGCGTCCCCGCTTAAATTTCTCTATCAGCTCTCTTCTTTCGAGGTCTGCAAGCATGAGGCTGACCTTTCCTTCGGAATACTTGAGTTTGCTGCGGAGGTCTTTTTGCGTAATTCTACCTCCTTGGCCCCTGATTATATCCATTATTTCCTGAAGGTCTGCCGGGAGAGGGAGATTCTTTCTGATAACGGGTTTTTCTTTCTCAGGCGGCTTTGACGGCTCGGGTTCAGCCTCAGGCTCATTTTTTTTAACAGAGGTTTCCTTTTCATCTTCAGAGCCCTGCTCTAAAGATGTCGGTTTTATTTCAGGTCTAAACTCCTCGTCTTTTCTATCCAGCTG
This window of the Methanosarcina mazei S-6 genome carries:
- a CDS encoding COG1361 S-layer family protein, whose amino-acid sequence is MTKQNPDTARPGETVELTVSVQNVGTKDLKDITVKVNPEYPFTGISGQSLEKSISYLNARQDDNEGGVLKFKLMTDAGASAGTYDIDIVTTYKSGSGSSSTTYTTRKTITLEVRGKEYAQIVTIDKANIDIAKEETLEFIVTNTGTSPLKNMVISWKDPEGVVLPVYSDNTKYIKYLDAGESVKIVYAVMADVNAEPGLYTLDINMVLEDYESNENTINTTAGVFVGGETDFDVSFSESDEGEVSLSVANVGNNIAYSVKVSVPKQENYKVSGSSSTIVGNLEKGDYTIASFDVLSTQGAEASQEGGSRIPGTAKAGVEEENLTAASVENKPLKVQIEYTDAKGERITVDKEVELELSGGSMPAQTEGPGKRGGISSYLPYIAVILLAGGALVYRRKIQEKIQLMKNKKSGNKNPGEQKTDIKTLRD
- a CDS encoding ABC transporter ATP-binding protein, which produces MTLTEIIETFKTRFNSSKIMDSLEKAASFNGESDSGSGEKDSGAYLENNPYVSFSGSYVKSPGISRITRDEREPLIKLTNVWKIYQMGEVEFAALKGIDLEIYEGEFLVVLGPSGSGKSTLMNLLGCLDIPSEGTVYLNSEDISELDESELARIRGQMIGFIFQSFNLIPTLSTEENVLLPLEFQEENREAARKKASYLLDIVGLSNKKKNLPSQLSGGQRQRVAIARSLAVNPPIILADEPTGNLDTKTGDYILKFLDGLHEREGKTIIIVTHDLDLVKYATRVVYIRDGEIEKIEERRKNGTEE